Part of the Geodermatophilus obscurus DSM 43160 genome is shown below.
CCGGGGTACCCCCCACTGCGTGTCCGAGATCGACGTCTCCCAGTACCGGTTGCAGGCCCTCCCCGCGGACGACTCCGACGAGGACTGGGACGACGACGGCGAGCTCTTCGGCCCGGACGGCAAGCGGATCGAGACCTGGCGGGAGGGCTATCCCTACGACCAGCGGTTGCCGCGGTCGGAGTACGAGCGGGAGAAGCGCCGGCTGCAGATCCAGCTGCTGCGGCTGCAGGGCTGGGTCAAGGAGACCGGCCAGCAGCTCGTCGTCCTCTTCGAGGGGCGCGACGCCGCAGGCAAGGGCGGCACCATCAAGCGCTTCACCGAGCACCTCAACCCGCGCGGGACCAGGGTCGTCGCGCTGGACAAGCCCTCGGAGCGCGAGCAGACCCAGTGGTACTTCCAGCGCTACGTGGCCCACCTGCCCGCCGCCGGGGAGATCGTGCTGTTCGACCGGTCCTGGTACAACCGCGCCGGCGTCGAGCGGGTGATGGGCTACTGCACCGACGAGCAGTACGAGCGCTTCGTGCGCCAGGCACCGGAGTTCGAGCGGATGCTCGTCGACAGCGGCATCCGGCTGGTCAAGTTCTGGTTCTCGGTGTCCCGGCGCGAGCAGCGCACCCGCTTCATCGTGCGGCGGATCGACCCGGTGCGGCAGTGGAAGCTTTCCCCCACCGACCTCGCCTCGCTGGACCGCTGGGACGACTACACCGCGGCCAAGGAGGCCATGTTCGCGGCCACCGACACCGACCACGCCCCGTGGACGGTCATCAAGAGCAACGACAAGAAGCGGGCCCGGCTCGAGGCGCTGCGCCACGTCCTGTACTCCCTGCCCTACGAGGGCAAGGACGAGGCGGTCGTCGGCCGGCCGGACCCGAACATCGTCGTGGCCGCGGCCGACGTGCTGGAGTCCGACCGCGAGGCGCTCGAGCGGAGCGAGCTGGCTGCGGCCCGGTGAGCCGGCCAGCCGCCGACGAGTCCCACCCACCAGTGACCTGCGCGCCCATGTCGCTCGCCGAGCAGGGGGACGGCGCCGGGAGCCGCGCCGCCGGGACGTTCGAGTCGACCGCGCCCGCGTCCGGCGCGGTCGTCGGTGTGTTCCCCGTCCAGGACGCCGAGGACGTCCGCGCCGCCGTGGACCGTGCCCGCGTCGCCGCCGCGGCGTGGGCCGACCTCGGCTTCGACGGCCGCCGGACGCGGCTGGCGGCCTACCGCGGCTGTCTCGCCCGCCGGGTGCACGAGCTGGCCGACCTGGTGCACCGGGAGAACGGCAAGCCGCACGCCGACGCGATCCTCGAGATCACCCTGACCGTCGACCACCTCGCGTGGGCCGGAGCGCACGCCCGCAAGGTGCTCGGGCCGCGACGGGTCCGCCCGGGCCTGCTGGCGGCCAACCACGCGGCGTGGCTGGAGTACCAGCCGCTCGGCGTCGTGGGCGTGATCGGCCCGTGGAACTACCCGGTGTTCACGCCGATGGGCTCGATCGCCTACGCGCTGGCCGCCGGCAACGCCGTCGTCTTCAAGCCCTCGGAGCACACGCCGGCGGTGGGCGTGTGGCTGGCCGAGGCCTGGCGGGCCGCCGTCCCCGACGTCCCGGACGCCCTGCAGGTCGTCACCGGCCTCGGTGACACCGGCGCGGCACTGTGCCGCGCCGGTGTGGGCAAGCTGGCCTTCACCGGCTCCGCCCCCACGGGCCGCCGGGTGATGGCGGCCTGCGCGGAGACCCTGACGCCGGTGCTCATGGAGCTCGGTGGCAAGGACGCGATGATCGTCGACGACGACGCCGACGTGGCCGCCGCGGCCGATGCCGCGGTGTGGGGCGCGATGAGCAACGCGGGGCAGACCTGCATCGGCATCGAGCGGGTCTACGCCACCGAGCGGGTCTACGACGCCTTCGTCGCCGAGGTGACCGAGCGGGTGCGCGGGTTGCGCCCGGGCACCGACGACGACGCCGCGTACGGCCCGATGACGATGGCCGCCCAGGCCGACGTGGTGCGCCGGCACCTGGACGACGCGGTCGCCTCCGGTGGCCGGATCGCGGTCGGCGGGACCGTCGAGGGGCGGGTGGTCGCGCCCACCGTGCTGCTCGAGGTGCCCGAGACCTCGGCCGCCGTGCGCGAGGAGACCTTCGGCCCGACGCTGACCATCACGCGGGTGCGCGACGCCGAGGAGGCGCTGGAGCGCACCAACGCCAACGCGCACGGCCTGGCCGGCGCGGTGTTCTCCCGGTCGAGGGCGCGCGCGATGGACCTCGCGCGCCGGATGAGGAGCGGCATGACGTCGGTGAACTCGGTGCTCACCTTCGCCTCGGTGCCGGCCCTGCCCTTCGGCGGCGTGGGCGAGAGCGGCTTCGGCCGGATCCACGGCGAGGACGGGCTGCGCGAGTTCACCCGCGCCAAGGCCATCACCCGCCAGCGGGTCACCCTCCCCGTCGACCTGATGAGCTTCACCCGGCCCGCAGCGGCCGCCGACGCGCTCGCCCGCGTGATGGGGCTGGTCCACGGGCGGCACCGGTGACCGTGCCGGACCCGGCAGACATGGGCACCGAGGAGTACGACGTCGTCGTCGTCGGCGCGGGCTCGGCCGGCTGCGCGCTGGCCGGGCGGCTGTCGGAGGACCCGTCGCTGCGGGTGCTGCTGCTGGAGGCCGGCGGCTCGGACGACGTCCTGGAGGTGCAGGTACCGGCGGCGCTGTACAAGACCTGGCGCACCCGCCGGGACTGGAACTACACGACCGAGCCGCAGCCGGCCCTGGGCGGACGGCGGCTGTTCTGGCCGCGGGGCAAGCTGCTGGGCGGGTCGTCGTCGATCAACGCGATGATCTACGTCCGCGGCGCGGCGGCCGACTACGACGAGTGGGCCGAGCTCACCGGCGACCGCTCGTGGTCCTACCAGCACGTCCTGCCGCTGTTCCGCCGGATGGAGGACAACGCCCGCGGCGCGGACCGGTTCCACGGCGTCGGCGGCCCGCTGCGCGTCGAGGACCCGCGCTCCCCCCACGTTTGGTCACGGGCGGCCGTGGAGTCCGCGGTCGCGGCCGGGTACCCCCGCAACGACGACTTCAACGGCGCCGGACAGGAGGGCGTGGGCCTCTACCAGCTCACCCAGCGCCGCGGCCGCCGCTGGTCGGCAGCCGACGCCTACCTGCACCCCGCGACGGCCCGGCCCAACCTGACCGTGCGCACCGGCGCGCTGACCACGCGGGTGCTGGTGTCCGGCGGGCGGGCCACCGGCGTCGAGTACCGGTCGAGCGGGCGGACGCACACCGCGCACGCCGCGGCCGAGGTCGTGCTGGCCGGCGGCGCGGTGAACTCGCCGCAGCTGCTGATGCTCTCGGGCATCGGCCCGGGCGCGCACCTGCGCCGGGTCGACGTCGACGTCGTCTCCGACCTGCCCGGCGTCGGCGGCGGGCTGCAGGACCACCCGCTGGTGCCGGTCGTCTGGCACACCCGGTCGGGGAGGTCGCTGCACCGGGCGGAGTCGCCGTCGGGCTACGCGCGCTGGTTCGGCGCCCGCCGCGGCCCGCTGACCTCCAACCTGGCCGAGGCGGGGCTGTTCACCCGCTCCCGGCCGGACCTGCCCGAACCCGACCTGCAGTACCACTTCCTGCCGGTGAAGTTCTGGCAGCAGGCGCGGGTCGACCCCGACGTCGACGCGTTCACCGCCGCCGCCGTCCTGGTCCGGGTGCACTCGCGCGGCTCGGTGCGGCTGCGCTCGGCCGACCCCACGTGGGCACCGGCCATCGACGCCGGCTACCTCACCGACGAGCGCGACCTCGACGCGCTGGTGTGCGGTGTCGAGAAGACGCGGGAGATCGCCAGCGGCGGCCCGCTGTCCGACGTCCTCGCCGAGGAGTGGTCCCCCGGCGGCGCGGTGCACACCCGCGACGGTCTGCGGCGGGCGGTGCGCGACAGCCTCGAGTCGCTGTACCACCCGGTCTCGTCGTGCCGGATGGGCACCGACGACGACGCGGTGGTCGACGCGCAGCTGCGGGTGCACGGCGTCGAGGGGCTGCGGGTGGTCGACGCCTCGGTCATGCCGACGCTCGTGCGCGGCAACACCAACGCGCCGACGATCATGATCGCCGAGCGGGCGGCCGACCTGATCACCGGCCGCAGCGTCGACCCGGCCCTCACCGGCACCGCCTGAACGGGGAGCCGGGACGGGGCCGCCCGGCGCCGGGAACTCCTCGCCCGGTGTATCCGTCGGCCCGCCTCGGTGCTCCGACGGGCGTGAGCACCGGACGCCTCCGTGAGCCGCCCTACTGGGCCCTGCTCGAGACCGCCCACGCCTTCGGCCGCAGGGACGGCCACGCCGCCGCGCGGTTCGAGCCGCACGGCCCGGTCGACCCGCCCTCGACGTGCTGCCGGGGCCGCGACCCCGCGGCCTTCGCGCGCCTGCTCTGGGGGGACCGGCCCGGCGACCCGCCGAGCGGCCTCGAGGCGAACGCACCCCTCTGGTACGCCCGGGGCTTCGCCGACGGCCTGGCCGCCGAACGGCGCTGGGCCGAGCGCCGGCAGACGGTCGCCGCCGCCGGGACGGGGTTCCCCCGGCGCACCCGCTGAGGCGACGGACCCGGCTCATCCGTGGGCCTGGGCGGCCGCGGCCTCCTCGGGGTCCGTGGGCAGCGCCGTCCCCGCCGCGGCCGGCCGACGGGGGATCAGGAACGACATGGCCGCCGCGGCGATGCAGAGCGCCCCGGCCACCAGCCACGCGGGGTCGTAGGAGCCGGTCACGTCGCGGATCACGCCGCCGCCGAAGGCCGCGAACGCCGAGCCCACCTGGTGCGAGGCGAAGACCCAGCCGAACACCACCGGCGCCCGCGGACCGAAGAACTCGCGGCACAGCGCCAGCGTCGGCGGCACGGTGGCCACCCAGTCCAGGCCGTAGAACACGATGAACGCCACCATGCTGACGTGCAGGTCGGGCCCGAAGAGGGTCGGCAGCAGGAACAGCGACAGGCCGCGCAGCCCGTAGTAGGCCAGCAGCAGCACCCGCGGGTCGACGCGGTCGGTCAGCCAGCCGGAGAGCACCGTGCCGGCGATGTCGAAGACCCCGACGACGGCGAGCAGCCCGGCCGCGGTGGTGATCGGCATGCCGTGGTCGTGCGCGGCCGGGATGAAGTGCGGCTGGACCAGCCCGTTGGTCGACAGCCCGCAGATGAAGAAGCCCCCGGCCAGCAGCCAGAACGGCGTCGAGCGTACGGCCGACACCAGCCCGCGCACCGCCGTCCGCGCCGCGCCGGTGCGGACCGGGTCGACGTCGTCGGCCGCCGTTCCGCCGTAGGGCACGGCACCGACGTCGCGCGGCCGGTCGCGCAGCAGCCACAGCACCAGGGGGACGACGGCCAGCGCGGCCGCAGTCGTGCCCAGTGACGCCGACCGCCAGCCCCAGGTCGTGTCGGCCCAGGCCACCAGCGGGAGGAACACCAGCTGCCCGGTCGCCCCGCCGGCGGTGAGGATCCCGGACACCAGACCGCGGCGGGCCACGAACCAGCGGCCGGTCACCGTCGCGACCAGCGACAACGCCATCGACCCGGTGCCGAGGCCCACGAGGAAGCCCCACAGCAGCACCAGCTGCCAGCTCGCGGTCATGAAGACGGTGAGGCCGCTGCCGGTGGCCGTCAGCAGCAGCGCCCCGACCACGACCCGGCGGATGCCGAAGCGCTCCATCAGCGCGGCGGCGAACGGCGCGGTCAGCCCGTAGAGCGCCATGTTGACCGCGACCGCGGCGGAGATGGTCGTGACCGACCAGCCGAACTCCGCGCGCAGCGGCTCGATGAGGACCCCGGGCACCGCCCGGAACGCCGCGGCGCCGACCAGGGCCAGGAGGGTCACCCCGGCGACCCACCAGGCGGGGTGGACCCGGTGCGTGCGCGGCGCGGCGATGCTCGTCACGACGGAGAGCATGGCGGACGCCGCGGACGGGCGGACAGTGGCCCGGCGGCCAACACGTGCAAGGATCCGGCCATGACAGCAGGTCTCGGTCCGGCCGTGCTCACGGGCCCGGTCCACGACGTCGCCGTCCTGGCGCTGCCCGGCTCCATCGCCTTCGAGCTCGGCCTCCCGCACCGGCTGCTGGAGTCCGCGGTCGACGCCGACGGGCACCGGCTCTACCGCGTGCGGGTCGCCACGCTCGACGGCGGGCCGGTCCGCACCTCCGCCGGGTACTCGATCACGCCCGAGCACGACGCCTCCCTGCTGGCCTCCGCCGGGACGGTCGTCGTCCCGGGGGTGCACGGGGGGCCGGCGATGACCGACGGCACGATCCCCGACGGGCTCGCCGACGCGCTGCGCACCGCCGCCGGGCACGCGCGGCTGGTGTCCATCTGCACCGGCGCCTTCGTGCTCGCCGCGGCCGGCCTGCTCGAGAGGCGCCCGGCCACCACGCACTGGATGCACGCCGAGACGCTGCAGCGGCTGTTCCCGGCCGTCCGGGTCGACCCCGGGGTGCTCTTCGTCGACGACGGCGACGTGCTGACCTCCGCCGGCAACGCCGCCGGCATCGACCTGCTGTTGCACCTCGTCCGCCGCGACCACGGCTGCGAGGTGGCCAACCGGGTGGCGCGGCGCAACGTCGTCGCCCCGTGGCGGGAGGGCGGCCAGGCGCAGTTCGTCGAGCGGCCGCTGCCCGAGGTGGGGGACATCGGTACGGCGGCGACCCGCGCCTGGGCCGTCGAGCGGCTGGGCGAGCCGCTGACGCTGGCCGACCTCGCCGCGCACGCGCGGATGAGCGTGCGGACCTTCACCCGCCGCTTCCGCGACGAGACCGGTCTGTCGCCGTTGCGCTGGTTGGCCGGGCAGCGGCTGGCGCTCGCCCGCCAGCTGCTGGAGTCCACCGACGCGCCGATCAACCGGGTCGCCGACGAAGCGGGCTTCGGCACGCCGGCGTCCCTGCGCCAGCACCTGCGGGCCACCATCGGGGTGGCGCCGGGCACCTACCGGCGCAGCTACCGCGGCCGCGGTGTGACCGGCCCCTCCCCCGTCTGACGGCACAGGCCGGCGCCGCGTCTGGTTGAGTAGCAGTACCGGCGTTGCCCTGCTGCCCATCCGGGGCGCAGGAACGGACGTCGGGCTGCGGCAGCGCCACCCCGGCGCGCCCGGCTGTCCGACGTCCCGCCGACGACGCGGTACCCGGCCCTGCCCCGTGCAGGGCCGCTGGTGCGCTCGTGCCGGGTCGCCCGACGGCGAACCGAGCACCGAGGAACACCCCATGACCCCGCACGACCGGTCCACTCCTGCCCCCGAGGGCACCCGCCGCCGCCGTGGCGGCCGCGGCCGGGGCAGCCGCCCCGACACCGCCCAGCAGGCCGCGCAGCAGCGGCCGGCGCCGACCGCCGCGGCGGTTCCGGCCGCGGTCGTCCCGGCCGGCGCGCCCGCCACCGTGCTGCCCACCGACGCCACCTTCGCCGACCTCGGCGTCCCCGCCCCGCTGGTCGAGGTGCTGACCGCCAGCGGCATCACCGCACCGTTCCCGATCCAGGTCGCGACGCTGCCCGACAGCCTCGCCGGCCGTGACGTGCTCGGGCGCGGACGCACCGGCTCGGGCAAGACGCTGGCCTTCAGCCTGCCGCTGGTCGCTCGCCTCGCCGCCTCGGTCAGCCGGCGGCAGCCGAAGCGGCCCCGCTCGCTGATCCTCGTCCCCACCCGCGAGCTGGCCAACCAGGTCGCCGCCGTCGTCGACCCGATGGCCCGCGCCCTGGGCATGAAGACGACGACGATCTTCGGTGGTGTCGGCCAGAACCCGCAGGTGCAGGCGCTGGCCGGTGGCATAGACGTCCTGATCGCCTGCCCCGGCCGGCTCGAGGACCTCATCGGCCAGGGCCACTGCGACCTCGGCGCCGTCGAGATCACCATCCTCGACGAGGCCGATCACATGGCCGATCTGGGCTTCCTGCCCGGCGTCAAGCGCCTCATGGACCGCACCCCGGAGGTCGGCCAGCGGCTGCTCTTCTCGGCCACGCTGGACAACGGCGTCGACGTGCTGGTCAAGCGCTACCTGAGCAACCCGGTCACGCACTCGGTCGACCCGGCCGTGGCCCCGGTCAGCACCATGACCCACCACGTCCTGCAGGTGCAGACCGCAGACAAGGCCGAGGTCGTCCGCCAGCTGGCGTCCGGGCTGGGCCGCAGCGTGCTGTTCACCCGCACCAAGCACCAGGCCAAGAAGCTGGCCAAGCAGCTGACCGCGTCGGGCATCCCGGCCGTCGACCTGCACGGCAACCTCAGCCAGAACGCCCGTGAGCGCAACCTCGAGGCGTTCACCACGGGTGCCAGCCGGGTGCTGTGCGCCACCGACATCGCGGCGCGTGGCATCCACGTCGACGACGTCGCACTCGTCGTGCACGTCGACCCGCCGGCAGAGCACAAGGCCTACCTGCACCGCTCGGGCCGCACCGCCCGCGCCGGTGCCGAGGGCGCCGTCGTCACCGTGTCGACGCCCGACCAGGCCGGCGAGGTCCGCACCCTGGCCCGCCAGGCCGGCATCGCCCCGAAGGTCAGCGTCGTCCGCCCGGGCGCGGCGGAGATCACCGAGCTGACCGGGCCGGCCGCCCCGCACGTCGAGCCGGCGCCCGCGCCGGAGCCCCAGCCGCAGGGCCAGGGCGGCGGCCGGCGCCGCCGTCCGGCGGGCGGGTCCGGTCGCTCCGGCGGCCAGCCGGGCACCGCGTCCGGCGGCGGGACGACGTCCTCTTCCCGCGGCTCGGGCCGCGCATCGGGTCCGGCGCGCACCCGGGCCGAGCTCGCGGCGCGCGCCGGAACGCACACGGCGGCGTCGTTCAGCGGCCGGTCCCGCCGCGGGGGCCGCTGACCGGCGGTCAGGATTGACCCCCGGGGTGGTGGGCACTGCAGTCCTCGACCAGGGCCAGGCCAGGCCCTGACCGTCTGCGACCAGCGAGGAGCACCATGGCACTGCCCATCACCCTGTCCGAGATCGCGCCCCGCATCTCGGCCGGCGCCTTCATCCTCAACAGCGGCCTGGGCAAGCGCGGCGCCGACGAGGGCACCGCGGCCGGACTGCACGGCTTCGCCTCCGGCACCTACCCGTTCCTCAAGAGCGTCGACCCGGCGACGTTCGCCAAGGCGCTGGCGTACGGCGAGATCGCCGTCGGGACGGCGCTGCTGACGCCGTTCGTGCCCACCGCCGTGGCCGGCGCGGCGCTGACCGCCTTCTCCGGCGGGCTGCTCGGCCTCTACCTGAACACCCCCGGGATGCGGAAGCCGGGCAGCCTGGCCCCGACCCAGGAGGGGCTGTCAGTGGCCAAGGACGTGTGGCTGCTCGGCATCGGCGTCGGCCTGCTCACCCGCGGCACCATCGACCGGGAGCCGCGCCGGGTGCGCAAGGCCGCCAAGACGCTGGCCAAGGCCAACAAGAAGGTCGCGAAGGCCGCCGCCCGCGCCGAGTGACACGACGCGGGGCCGGGGAGGACTCCCCCGGCCCCGCCTCACCTCGACAGGAACAGCCGGCCGACGATCCGGCATCGACGCACGCCCTGGCCGAGGGCCGCCCCGCCTCGTGCGCCGCGGCGAGCGCGGACGAGCGGCAGCCCCGGCGACGTGTACACCACCGTCATCGCCTGGTTCCGGACAGTGACGGAGAGCCCGCGCCGTCCTGCTCCCCGCGTCAGGGGGTTCCGCGCGGGTGCGTGAGCGTTGCAGCATCCCCGGCTACGGGGAGCCGCCGTCGGGGTGGGGTCCCGTCGGCTCCCAGGAGGTCCCGCGTGCCCCACGCGATCGGTCCCGCCCGCTCTGCCCGCCGCGTCGCGCCACTCGTCCTGGCCCTCGGGATCGGCCTGGTGAGCGGCTGCTCAGCGGAGGACGACGCCGCCGACGCCGCGCCCACGAGCAGCGCACCCTCGAGCAGCGCGGAGGCGAGCACCTCGGCCGCGGCTCCGACCTCCTCCTCGTCGAGCGCTCCGGCGGAGGCCGAGAGCGAGACGGTCTCGGTCAGCGAGGGCGAGATGTTCATCGAG
Proteins encoded:
- a CDS encoding MFS transporter, whose protein sequence is MTSIAAPRTHRVHPAWWVAGVTLLALVGAAAFRAVPGVLIEPLRAEFGWSVTTISAAVAVNMALYGLTAPFAAALMERFGIRRVVVGALLLTATGSGLTVFMTASWQLVLLWGFLVGLGTGSMALSLVATVTGRWFVARRGLVSGILTAGGATGQLVFLPLVAWADTTWGWRSASLGTTAAALAVVPLVLWLLRDRPRDVGAVPYGGTAADDVDPVRTGAARTAVRGLVSAVRSTPFWLLAGGFFICGLSTNGLVQPHFIPAAHDHGMPITTAAGLLAVVGVFDIAGTVLSGWLTDRVDPRVLLLAYYGLRGLSLFLLPTLFGPDLHVSMVAFIVFYGLDWVATVPPTLALCREFFGPRAPVVFGWVFASHQVGSAFAAFGGGVIRDVTGSYDPAWLVAGALCIAAAAMSFLIPRRPAAAGTALPTDPEEAAAAQAHG
- a CDS encoding GMC family oxidoreductase, with the protein product MTVPDPADMGTEEYDVVVVGAGSAGCALAGRLSEDPSLRVLLLEAGGSDDVLEVQVPAALYKTWRTRRDWNYTTEPQPALGGRRLFWPRGKLLGGSSSINAMIYVRGAAADYDEWAELTGDRSWSYQHVLPLFRRMEDNARGADRFHGVGGPLRVEDPRSPHVWSRAAVESAVAAGYPRNDDFNGAGQEGVGLYQLTQRRGRRWSAADAYLHPATARPNLTVRTGALTTRVLVSGGRATGVEYRSSGRTHTAHAAAEVVLAGGAVNSPQLLMLSGIGPGAHLRRVDVDVVSDLPGVGGGLQDHPLVPVVWHTRSGRSLHRAESPSGYARWFGARRGPLTSNLAEAGLFTRSRPDLPEPDLQYHFLPVKFWQQARVDPDVDAFTAAAVLVRVHSRGSVRLRSADPTWAPAIDAGYLTDERDLDALVCGVEKTREIASGGPLSDVLAEEWSPGGAVHTRDGLRRAVRDSLESLYHPVSSCRMGTDDDAVVDAQLRVHGVEGLRVVDASVMPTLVRGNTNAPTIMIAERAADLITGRSVDPALTGTA
- a CDS encoding aldehyde dehydrogenase family protein, which produces MSLAEQGDGAGSRAAGTFESTAPASGAVVGVFPVQDAEDVRAAVDRARVAAAAWADLGFDGRRTRLAAYRGCLARRVHELADLVHRENGKPHADAILEITLTVDHLAWAGAHARKVLGPRRVRPGLLAANHAAWLEYQPLGVVGVIGPWNYPVFTPMGSIAYALAAGNAVVFKPSEHTPAVGVWLAEAWRAAVPDVPDALQVVTGLGDTGAALCRAGVGKLAFTGSAPTGRRVMAACAETLTPVLMELGGKDAMIVDDDADVAAAADAAVWGAMSNAGQTCIGIERVYATERVYDAFVAEVTERVRGLRPGTDDDAAYGPMTMAAQADVVRRHLDDAVASGGRIAVGGTVEGRVVAPTVLLEVPETSAAVREETFGPTLTITRVRDAEEALERTNANAHGLAGAVFSRSRARAMDLARRMRSGMTSVNSVLTFASVPALPFGGVGESGFGRIHGEDGLREFTRAKAITRQRVTLPVDLMSFTRPAAAADALARVMGLVHGRHR
- a CDS encoding DEAD/DEAH box helicase — encoded protein: MTPHDRSTPAPEGTRRRRGGRGRGSRPDTAQQAAQQRPAPTAAAVPAAVVPAGAPATVLPTDATFADLGVPAPLVEVLTASGITAPFPIQVATLPDSLAGRDVLGRGRTGSGKTLAFSLPLVARLAASVSRRQPKRPRSLILVPTRELANQVAAVVDPMARALGMKTTTIFGGVGQNPQVQALAGGIDVLIACPGRLEDLIGQGHCDLGAVEITILDEADHMADLGFLPGVKRLMDRTPEVGQRLLFSATLDNGVDVLVKRYLSNPVTHSVDPAVAPVSTMTHHVLQVQTADKAEVVRQLASGLGRSVLFTRTKHQAKKLAKQLTASGIPAVDLHGNLSQNARERNLEAFTTGASRVLCATDIAARGIHVDDVALVVHVDPPAEHKAYLHRSGRTARAGAEGAVVTVSTPDQAGEVRTLARQAGIAPKVSVVRPGAAEITELTGPAAPHVEPAPAPEPQPQGQGGGRRRRPAGGSGRSGGQPGTASGGGTTSSSRGSGRASGPARTRAELAARAGTHTAASFSGRSRRGGR
- the ppk2 gene encoding polyphosphate kinase 2, which encodes MSEIDVSQYRLQALPADDSDEDWDDDGELFGPDGKRIETWREGYPYDQRLPRSEYEREKRRLQIQLLRLQGWVKETGQQLVVLFEGRDAAGKGGTIKRFTEHLNPRGTRVVALDKPSEREQTQWYFQRYVAHLPAAGEIVLFDRSWYNRAGVERVMGYCTDEQYERFVRQAPEFERMLVDSGIRLVKFWFSVSRREQRTRFIVRRIDPVRQWKLSPTDLASLDRWDDYTAAKEAMFAATDTDHAPWTVIKSNDKKRARLEALRHVLYSLPYEGKDEAVVGRPDPNIVVAAADVLESDREALERSELAAAR
- a CDS encoding GlxA family transcriptional regulator — its product is MTAGLGPAVLTGPVHDVAVLALPGSIAFELGLPHRLLESAVDADGHRLYRVRVATLDGGPVRTSAGYSITPEHDASLLASAGTVVVPGVHGGPAMTDGTIPDGLADALRTAAGHARLVSICTGAFVLAAAGLLERRPATTHWMHAETLQRLFPAVRVDPGVLFVDDGDVLTSAGNAAGIDLLLHLVRRDHGCEVANRVARRNVVAPWREGGQAQFVERPLPEVGDIGTAATRAWAVERLGEPLTLADLAAHARMSVRTFTRRFRDETGLSPLRWLAGQRLALARQLLESTDAPINRVADEAGFGTPASLRQHLRATIGVAPGTYRRSYRGRGVTGPSPV
- a CDS encoding cupredoxin domain-containing protein, yielding MPHAIGPARSARRVAPLVLALGIGLVSGCSAEDDAADAAPTSSAPSSSAEASTSAAAPTSSSSSAPAEAESETVSVSEGEMFIELSEDSFSAGTYSFEVTNNGRMPHDFVVEQGGSDVAGTEVLQPGESATLEVELAPGDYVFYCSVGAHRAAGMELPVTVAA